A stretch of Camelina sativa cultivar DH55 chromosome 18, Cs, whole genome shotgun sequence DNA encodes these proteins:
- the LOC104761840 gene encoding xyloglucan endotransglucosylase/hydrolase protein 22, with protein sequence MAIISYLLPLFLSLIIISSASANFQRDVEITWGDGRGQIKNNGELLTLTLDKSSGSGFQSKNEYLFGKIDMQMKLVPGNSAGTVTTLYLKSPGTTWDEIDFEFLGNSSGDPYTLHTNVYTQGKGDKEQQFKLWFDPTADFHTYSILWNPQRIIFTVDGTPIREFKNMESLGTLFPKNKPMRMYSSLWNADDWATRGGLVKTDWSKAPFTATYRGFKQEACVWSNGKSSCPNGSKQGTTGTSGSWLSQQLDSTAQQRMRWVQRNYMIYNYCTDSKRFPQGLPKECLAA encoded by the exons atggcgaTCATCAGTTActtacttcctctgtttctttcacttatcatcatctcctctgcTTCAGCTAATTTCCAAAGAGACGTTGAGATAACTTGGGGTGATGGTCGTGGACAGATCAAGAACAATGGAGAGCTTCTCACTTTAACTCTCGACAAATCCTCTGGCTCTGGATTCCAATCCAAGAACGAGTACTTGTTTGGTAAAATCGACATGCAAATGAAACTCGTCCCTGGAAACTCCGCAGGAACAGTCACAACACTTTAC TTGAAATCACCTGGAACAACATGGGACGAGATTGACTTCGAGTTTTTGGGGAATTCAAGTGGAGATCCTTACACACTTCACACAAATGTCTACACACAAGGCAAAGGAGACAAAGAACAACAGTTCAAACTCTGGTTTGACCCAACAGCTGATTTCCACACTTACTCTATTCTATGGAACCCACAAAGAATCATCTTCACTGTGGACGGAACTCCGATTAGAGAATTCAAGAACATGGAGTCTCTAGGCACTCTGTTCCCCAAGAACAAACCAATGAGAATGTACTCTAGTCTCTGGAACGCTGATGATTGGGCCACGAGAGGTGGTTTGGTCAAAACCGATTGGTCTAAAGCTCCTTTCACTGCTACATACCGTGGCTTTAAACAAGAAGCTTGTGTTTGGTCAAACGGCAAGTCTTCTTGTCCTAATGGCTCGAAACAGGGGACCACAGGCACCAGTGGCTCGTGGTTGTCGCAGCAACTTGACTCAACGGCTCAACAAAGAATGAGATGGGTGCAGAGAAACTACATGATCTATAATTACTGTACCGATTCTAAGAGGTTCCCACAAGGTCTTCCTAAAGAGTGTTTAGCTGCGTAG
- the LOC104761839 gene encoding LOW QUALITY PROTEIN: probable xyloglucan endotransglucosylase/hydrolase protein 25 (The sequence of the model RefSeq protein was modified relative to this genomic sequence to represent the inferred CDS: inserted 1 base in 1 codon) → MDRSTLILSLLFTLTVTTTTLFSPVFAGTFDTEFDITWGDGRGKVLNNGGLLTLSLDRAXSGFQTKKEYLFGKIDMQLKLVPGNSAGTVTAYYLKSKGDTWDEIDFEFLGNLTGDPYTMHTNVYTQGKGDREQQFHLWFDPTADFHTYSVLWNPHHIVFMVDDIPVRKFKNLQHIGVPYPKLQPMRLYSSLWNADQWATRGGLVKTDWSKAPFTASYRNFRADACVSSGGKSSCPAGSTRWFSQRLDLTAEDKMKVVQRKYMVYNYCTDTKRFPQGAPKECRH, encoded by the exons ATGGATCGTTCCACTTTGATCTTATCTCTACTCTTCACACTCACCGTCACGACCACGACACTCTTCTCTCCGGTTTTCGCCGGAACTTTCGACACAGAGTTTGACATCACTTGGGGTGATGGTCGTGGCAAGGTCCTTAACAACGGAGGGCTTCTCACTCTCTCCCTCGACAGAG TCTCTGGTTTTCAAACCAAGAAAGAGTATTTGTTCGGGAAAATCGATATGCAGCTCAAACTCGTCCCAGGAAACTCCGCCGGAACTGTCACCGCATACTAC TTGAAGTCAAAAGGTGATACGTGGGACGAAATCGATTTCGAGTTTCTTGGTAATCTAACTGGTGATCCGTACACCATGCATACGAATGTGTATACTCAAGGAAAAGGTGATAGAGAACAACAATTCCATCTATGGTTCGATCCAACGGCTGATTTCCACACTTACTCTGTTTTGTGGAACCCTCATCATATAGT TTTCATGGTTGATGATATTCCGGTAAGAAAATTCAAGAATCTACAACATATAGGTGTTCCATATCCAAAACTGCAGCCGATGAGGTTATACTCGAGTCTATGGAACGCGGACCAGTGGGCCACAAGAGGAGGTCTTGTTAAGACCGACTGGTCCAAAGCACCATTCACCGCTTCATACAGAAACTTTAGAGCGGACGCATGCGTTTCTTCAGGCGGAAAATCATCTTGTCCTGCCGGTTCAACGAGATGGTTCTCTCAAAGGCTTGATCTAACAGCGGAAGATAAGATGAAAGTGGTGCAGAGGAAGTACATGGTCTATAACTATTGTACGGACACCAAAAGGTTTCCTCAAGGAGCTCCAAAGGAATGTAGACACTAG
- the LOC104761838 gene encoding putative xyloglucan endotransglucosylase/hydrolase protein 13 encodes MAGFATKQSLLLLSILLLIGLSAGSFYDNFVVTWGNGRANIFESGQLLTCTLDKISGSGFQSKKEYLFGKIDMKMKLVAGNSAGTVTAYYLSSKGEKWDEIDFEFLGNVTGQPYVLHTNVFTGGKGNREMQFYLWFDPTADFHTYTVLWNPLNIIFLVDGIPIRVFKNNEANGVAYPKSQPMKIYSSLWEADDWATQGGLVKTDWTNAPFSAHYRSFNDMDCCSRTSLLSWVTCNANSNSWMWTTLNSNQYGQMKWVQDDYMIYNYCTDYKRFPQGLPTECNLD; translated from the exons atggcGGGTTTTGCTACGAAACAgtctctgttgttgttgtctattCTGCTCTTGATCGGCCTATCAGCCGGAAGTTTTTACGACAATTTCGTTGTCACGTGGGGAAATGGTCGTGCCAATATATTTGAGAGCGGACAGCTCTTGACTTGCACTCTCGACAAGATCTCCGGTTCAGGTTTTCAATCAAAGAAGGAGTATTTATTCGGAAAGATCGATATGAAGATGAAACTTGTCGCCGGAAACTCAGCCGGAACCGTCACTGCTTACTAC CTTTCGTCTAAAGGCGAGAAATGGGATGAGATCGATTTCGAGTTCTTGGGTAATGTTACCGGACAGCCTTACGTTCTTCATACAAATGTGTTCACCGGAGGCAAAGGTAACCGTGAAATGCAGTTCTATCTCTGGTTCGATCCCACTGCAGATTTCCACACCTACACTGTCCTTTGGAACCCTCTCAACATCAT CTTTCTAGTGGATGGTATCCCAATTCGAGTGTTCAAGAACAATGAGGCTAATGGCGTAGCCTACCCTAAGAGCCAGCCGATGAAGATATATTCGAGTCTTTGGGAAGCTGATGATTGGGCCACACAAGGAGGACTAGTCAAGACCGATTGGACCAACGCTCCATTCAGCGCTCACTACAGAAGTTTCAACGATATGGACTGCTGTAGCCGGACCTCGTTGTTGAGCTGGGTGACGTGTAACGCGAATAGCAACTCGTGGATGTGGACTACTCTTAACTCAAATCAGTACGGACAGATGAAGTGGGTGCAAGATGATTATATGATCTATAACTATTGTACTGATTACAAGAGGTTCCCTCAAGGTCTGCCTACGGAGTGCAACCTTGACTGA
- the LOC104761841 gene encoding xyloglucan endotransglucosylase/hydrolase protein 24-like → MGCSRIVILVYIFSFFSFMWCLVLAGDFRKDVDIIWGGDKAKILENGQAIALSLDKTSGSGFQSKTQFLFGKISMDLKLVSGNSAGTVTSYYVASKGAMWDEIDFEFLGNLSGNPYTVHTNVITQGKGDREQQFRLWFDPTINFHTYSTLWNPRTIIFYVDGTPIRQFKNMKTMNVSYPEKQAMRVHSSLWDGDDWATRGGLVKTDWSKAPFTAYYRNYEVQNCVGSNETCGGDGSSSWINEGIDDSGMKRLKWVQKNFMIYDYCNDPKRFRLGLASECVANAVS, encoded by the exons ATGGGTTGCTCAAGAATCGTGATCCTAGTgtatattttctcatttttttctttcatgtgGTGCTTAGTGTTGGCAGGTGATTTCAGAAAAGATGTTGACATTATATGGGGAGGCGACAAAGCGAAGATACTTGAAAACGGCCAAGCCATTGCATTATCTCTCGACAAAACTTCTGGCTCTGGCTTTCAATCCAAAACACAGTTTTTGTTCGGTAAAATCTCTATGGACCTTAAGCTTGTCTCTGGAAACTCTGCTGGTACTGTCACATCTTACTAT GTAGCGTCTAAAGGAGCAATGTGGGATGAGATAGACTTCGAGTTCTTGGGGAATCTGAGTGGTAATCCATACACAGTCCATACAAATGTGATCACGCAAGGCAAAGGTGATAGAGAACAACAGTTTCGTCTCTGGTTCGATCCCACCATTAATTTCCACACTTATTCTACCCTCTGGAACCCTAGAACCATAat ATTCTATGTGGATGGTACACCGATAAGACAATTCAAGAACATGAAGACAATGAATGTATCTTACCCGGAGAAACAAGCAATGAGAGTCCATTCAAGCTTATGGGATGGAGATGATTGGGCTACAAGAGGAGGGCTCGTGAAGACTGACTGGTCCAAAGCACCTTTCACCGCTTATTACAGGAATTATGAGGTCCAAAACTGTGTTGGCTCTAATGAAACTTGTGGTGGTGATGGCTCAAGCTCGTGGATCAATGAAGGGATTGATGACAGTGGCATGAAAAGGCTTAAGTGGGTCCAAAAGAACTTCATGATCTATGATTATTGCAATGACCCTAAGAGGTTTCGTCTAGGGTTGGCTAGTGAATGTGTTGCTAATGCTGTGAGTTGA